A region from the Pseudomonas sp. KU26590 genome encodes:
- a CDS encoding methyl-accepting chemotaxis protein, with the protein MNMRNLSISKRLWLILIVAVVMLFTLAGAMLKQIHDDLYEAKTVKTMHVVQTASGLLDYYHGLETAGTLTREQAQQQAMDAIRGLRYNQTDYFWINDLRPVMIMHPANPKLVGQDLSAIKDPDGFQVFNEMVTLAKAKGAGMVNYRWPKPGATDAVGKTSYISLFAPWGWIIGSGVYIDDVQAEFYKQVVKALSISAGIILVMALVLILIARSIAGPLKTTVEAMANIASGESDLTRTLATEGNDEVTQLARHFNAFTAKLRRVVSELQSSAVGLGQASSELGSNAIQAQERSQQQSLQMEQVATAVNEVTYGVQDVAKNAEHAASEMRNAESQAQQGQANIDSSLEQIGHLSGTIDQAVEVIRTLASESTQIGGVLEVISSIADQTNLLALNAAIEAARAGDQGRGFAVVADEVRLLAQRTQKSTAEIQTMIERLQAHSDAAVKVIADSSRSSQLTIEQANLAGQSLTSISQALRNLNGLNASIASATLEQSHVVEDINQNVTQAAQLSQSTAVAAEQSSAASNQLKGLSEQLNGLLRQFRV; encoded by the coding sequence ATGAATATGCGCAATCTCTCGATCAGCAAGCGCTTGTGGCTGATTCTCATCGTCGCGGTAGTGATGCTGTTTACGCTGGCGGGGGCGATGCTCAAGCAGATCCACGACGATCTGTACGAAGCCAAAACCGTCAAGACCATGCACGTGGTGCAGACCGCCAGTGGCCTGCTCGATTACTACCATGGCCTGGAAACCGCCGGCACCCTGACCCGCGAGCAGGCGCAGCAGCAGGCGATGGATGCCATTCGCGGGCTGCGCTACAACCAGACCGACTACTTCTGGATCAACGACCTGCGCCCGGTGATGATCATGCACCCGGCCAATCCCAAGTTGGTTGGCCAGGACCTTTCCGCCATCAAAGACCCGGACGGCTTTCAGGTCTTCAATGAAATGGTCACGCTGGCCAAAGCCAAAGGCGCCGGCATGGTCAACTACCGCTGGCCCAAGCCCGGCGCCACTGACGCGGTCGGCAAGACTTCGTACATCTCGCTGTTCGCACCGTGGGGCTGGATCATCGGCTCCGGCGTTTACATCGATGACGTGCAGGCCGAGTTCTACAAGCAAGTCGTCAAGGCGCTGTCGATCAGTGCCGGCATCATTCTGGTGATGGCGCTTGTGCTGATTCTGATTGCCCGCAGCATCGCTGGCCCGCTTAAAACCACCGTCGAGGCGATGGCCAATATTGCCAGCGGCGAAAGCGACCTGACCCGCACCTTGGCAACCGAGGGCAACGACGAGGTCACGCAACTGGCCCGGCATTTCAACGCGTTCACCGCCAAGCTTCGGCGGGTGGTCAGTGAGTTGCAGTCGTCTGCGGTCGGTCTCGGTCAGGCGTCGAGTGAGCTGGGCAGCAATGCCATTCAGGCCCAGGAGCGCAGTCAGCAGCAGTCGTTGCAGATGGAACAGGTGGCCACCGCCGTCAATGAAGTCACTTACGGCGTGCAGGACGTGGCGAAGAACGCCGAGCACGCCGCCAGCGAGATGCGCAACGCCGAATCCCAGGCGCAGCAGGGTCAGGCCAACATCGACAGCAGCCTGGAGCAGATCGGGCACCTGTCGGGGACCATCGATCAGGCTGTGGAAGTGATTCGCACGCTGGCCAGCGAAAGCACGCAGATCGGCGGTGTGTTGGAGGTGATCAGCTCGATTGCCGACCAGACCAACCTGCTCGCCCTGAACGCCGCCATCGAAGCCGCCCGCGCCGGTGATCAGGGCCGTGGCTTCGCCGTGGTCGCAGACGAAGTGCGCCTGCTGGCCCAGCGCACGCAGAAATCCACCGCAGAAATCCAGACGATGATCGAGCGCCTGCAAGCCCATTCGGACGCTGCGGTGAAAGTGATCGCCGACAGCAGTCGTTCCTCGCAACTGACCATTGAACAGGCCAACCTCGCCGGCCAGAGCCTGACCTCGATCAGCCAGGCACTGCGCAACCTCAACGGCCTCAACGCCTCCATCGCCAGCGCGACCCTTGAGCAATCCCACGTGGTGGAA